One genomic window of Opisthocomus hoazin isolate bOpiHoa1 chromosome 16, bOpiHoa1.hap1, whole genome shotgun sequence includes the following:
- the RER1 gene encoding protein RER1, with amino-acid sequence MSEGDSIGESVHGKPSVVYRFFSRLGQIYQSWLDKSTPYTAVRWIVTLGLSFIYMIRVYLLQGWYIVTYALGIYHLNLFIAFLSPKVDPSLMEDSDDGPSLPTRQNEEFRPFIRRLPEFKFWHSATKGILVAMACTFFEAFNVPVFWPILVMYFIMLFCITMKRQIKHMIKYRYIPFTHGKRKYKGKEDVGKTFAS; translated from the exons ATGTCAGAAGGGGACAGCATTGGTGAGTCTGTTCATGGAAAGCCTTCTGTGGTCTATAGATTTTTCTCAAGACTTGGACAG ATCTACCAGTCCTGGTTAGACAAATCTACGCCATATACTGCGGTGCGATGGATTGTAACTTTGGGTCTGAGTTTTATCTACATGATTAGAGTTTATTTACTGCAG GGTTGGTACATTGTGACATACGCCTTGGGAATCTACCACCTAAATCTTTTCATAGCTTTCTTGTCGCCAAAGGTAGACCCCTCTTTAATGGAAGATTCAG atgacGGTCCTTCCTTACCTACAAGGCAAAATGAAGAATTCCGGCCTTTCATTAGAAGGCTCCCAGAGTTTAAATTCTG GCACTCTGCCACTAAAGGAATCCTGGTTGCTATGGCATGTACGTTCTTCGAGGCGTTCAACGTTCCTGTTTTTTGGCCAATCCTTGTGATGTACTTCATTATGCTATTTTGTATCACTATGAAGAGGCAAATCAAG caCATGATAAAGTACAGATATATACCTTTCACACATGGCAAGAGGAAATACAAAGGGAAAGAAGATGTGGGAAAGACCTTTGCTAGCTAG
- the PEX10 gene encoding peroxisome biogenesis factor 10 isoform X1, whose amino-acid sequence MAAVAAAAGPARLVRSGQKDELYRSGLRSGAGTALHGIAGAKRWLEWRREVELLSDVAYFALSTLSGYQTLGEEYVNIVQVDSTKKRVPSFLRRAIFVSLHTVVPYCLEKGLLHLEHELQREADEPRTSQSNPALGLSSRTLMRNWIQKQVGELTEQQKKTVLQIVYVLKQCIPLLHRLHLAVFYIRGTFYHLSKRITGITYLHFGGLQGEDQSIRSSYKFLGIISLFHLLLTIGVQMYSFKRKQRARQEWKLHRNLAHQKTTTKEKTAGRHSRCTLCLEERRHATATPCGHLFCWECITEWCNTRTECPLCREKFPPQKLIYLRHYQL is encoded by the exons ATGGCGGCGGtagcggcagcggcggggccggcgcggctgGTGCGCAGCGGGCAGAAGGACGAGCTGTATCGGAGcgggctgcggagcggggccggcacCGCGCTGCACGGGATTGCCG GTGCCAAGAGgtggctggagtggaggagaGAGGTTGAACTGCTCTCCGACGTCGCCTACTTCGCCCTCAGCACTCTGTCAG GTTACCAGACGCTGGGTGAAGAGTACGTTAACATTGTTCAAGTTGACTCAACCAAGAAAAGGGTACCTTCCTTTCTTCGGCGGGCCATCTTCGTTTCTCTTCATACTGTAGTACCTTATTGCTTAGAAAAGGGATTACTGCATCTGGAACACGAGCTGCAGAGAGAAGCTGATGAGCCCAGAACCTCGCAGAGCAACCCAGCGCTTGGCTTATCCAGTAGGACCTTAATGCGAAACTGGATACAGAAACAAGTTGGGGAGCTTacagaacagcagaagaaaacagttttacaaaTTGTGTATGTTCTTAAGCAATGCATACCTTTGCTTCATCGACTACATCTGGCAGTATTCTACATAAGGGGCACTTTTTATCACCTGTCTAAAAGAATCACAGGAATCACGTAT CTGCATTTTGGAGGACTGCAAGGAGAAGATCAGAGTATTCGATCAAGTTACAAGTTTCTTGGAATAATTTCACTCTTCCATCTTCTTCTGACAATTGGTGTTCAGATGTACAGCTTCAAACGGAAGCAGAGAGCAAGGCAGGAATGGAAACTACACCGTAACCTAGCTCATCAGAA AACTACAACCAAGGAGAAAACTGCTGGGCGCCACTCCCGCTGCACTTTGTGTTTGGAAGAACGGAGACACGCGACAGCCACACCTTGCGGCCACCTGTTCTGCTGGGAATGCATTACGGAGTGGTGCAACACCAGG acAGAATGTCCATTGTGCAGAGAGAAGTTTCCTCCTCAGAAACTGATCTACCTACGTCACTAtcagctgtaa
- the PEX10 gene encoding peroxisome biogenesis factor 10 isoform X2, translating into MAAVAAAAGPARLVRSGQKDELYRSGLRSGAGTALHGIAGAKRWLEWRREVELLSDVAYFALSTLSGYQTLGEEYVNIVQVDSTKKRVPSFLRRAIFVSLHTVVPYCLEKGLLHLEHELQREADEPRTSQSNPALGLSSRTLMRNWIQKQVGELTEQQKKTVLQIVYVLKQCIPLLHRLHLAVFYIRGTFYHLSKRITGITYLHFGGLQGEDQSIRSSYKFLGIISLFHLLLTIGVQMYSFKRKQRARQEWKLHRNLAHQKTTTKEKTAGRHSRCTLCLEERRHATATPCGHLFCWECITEWCNTRNVHCAERSFLLRN; encoded by the exons ATGGCGGCGGtagcggcagcggcggggccggcgcggctgGTGCGCAGCGGGCAGAAGGACGAGCTGTATCGGAGcgggctgcggagcggggccggcacCGCGCTGCACGGGATTGCCG GTGCCAAGAGgtggctggagtggaggagaGAGGTTGAACTGCTCTCCGACGTCGCCTACTTCGCCCTCAGCACTCTGTCAG GTTACCAGACGCTGGGTGAAGAGTACGTTAACATTGTTCAAGTTGACTCAACCAAGAAAAGGGTACCTTCCTTTCTTCGGCGGGCCATCTTCGTTTCTCTTCATACTGTAGTACCTTATTGCTTAGAAAAGGGATTACTGCATCTGGAACACGAGCTGCAGAGAGAAGCTGATGAGCCCAGAACCTCGCAGAGCAACCCAGCGCTTGGCTTATCCAGTAGGACCTTAATGCGAAACTGGATACAGAAACAAGTTGGGGAGCTTacagaacagcagaagaaaacagttttacaaaTTGTGTATGTTCTTAAGCAATGCATACCTTTGCTTCATCGACTACATCTGGCAGTATTCTACATAAGGGGCACTTTTTATCACCTGTCTAAAAGAATCACAGGAATCACGTAT CTGCATTTTGGAGGACTGCAAGGAGAAGATCAGAGTATTCGATCAAGTTACAAGTTTCTTGGAATAATTTCACTCTTCCATCTTCTTCTGACAATTGGTGTTCAGATGTACAGCTTCAAACGGAAGCAGAGAGCAAGGCAGGAATGGAAACTACACCGTAACCTAGCTCATCAGAA AACTACAACCAAGGAGAAAACTGCTGGGCGCCACTCCCGCTGCACTTTGTGTTTGGAAGAACGGAGACACGCGACAGCCACACCTTGCGGCCACCTGTTCTGCTGGGAATGCATTACGGAGTGGTGCAACACCAGG AATGTCCATTGTGCAGAGAGAAGTTTCCTCCTCAGAAACTGA